ACACGTGAAATTGTGTGAGGCACCTTGTGTCATGCTTGTGTGTTAGGCCATCAATGTTCAATGTTCTAGAAGCTCATTGCCTACAGTCAATATATTTTCCCTAGCATTTTTCTttgtttattttatatctttCATGTTGATTCAGGTGGATATACAAGCTCTTGCACACGCAGTGGCACTTACTAGACAAGGGGCAGTTGATAGCTTGAGATTTGCTAAGGGAGATCTGTTTCTGGCATTCCAGGCATGCTTTTTTCTCCATATACATATTCACTGCCTCAAAGCCTTAAGAATCTGCGCTTGGAGCAATTAGGCAATTTGTTGATTACATTATAAGGacaattttgaatttttcttggCTGTTTGCACTTAATATATCCCATTGGAAATGATGATGGTTATGAATATGTAATGTTTGATATGATTTGAATTTATCTATGGTGTGAATATTTTGTGAGTTAATTAAATTGTTGTAGAATTTGATAGGCCAGGGCTGGGTTTTACTATTCTTATCCCTGCCTACTAGGAATCAGGGTGGGATAAAAATCGACTGGGGCAAGGATGGATTCcctgttttaatttttttaatcttacattaactaaaaatatatatttttagatATCATTATAAAATAATgtgtttattattaaattttatatattattatgtaatttaGGTTATagttaagaaaaattaataaaattgaatAATAAATGGtgcatttttaaagaaaaaaataatacttttaatctttttataacttaatattataatataaatgtataattttatattaaaatggaAATCGAGGCAAGTATCAGGTTGGGGCTAGGCAGGGAGGCTTAGTCCCCACCCCCACCTGTTACCATTGACGAGCGGGGGCAGGTTGGGTGGATCGGGTATTGCCATCCCTAGAATTTGATCCTGCAAAGTCTGATTAGTGATTTTCTGATCTCACTTTTTGCATTTTTTGTTTCCTACCGAAAAGAGGgggaaaacacacacacacacacacccacACACCCACACAcacccacacacacacacacacacacacagagagagagagagagagaaagagagagagagagagagagagagagagagagtccttTAAGAATAAATCAAAAAAGGAACACTGCTTTATTTTCTAATGTGCAATATTAAATGTTCAGAAGTCCAGTTGATTACCAACATATTATATATATACCAGCATCCATTCACACAGTTATTTGGGTGTGAGGGGATACTAGATTATTTTATTGTATTTGAGTGACTTGATTAGAGCTTACTGTTTATTTTTCATGTGCTTATCTGTTGCAGAATGAATTGTGTCGGATGAAATTGGATGTCTCGATGCTCGATAAGCTTGTTCATGAGTATTGCGTCTATAGGGGTGTTGTGGATTCTGGTTTTGCTTCACCTTCAGGTGATTCCCAAACTGTCATCTTACGCTTTGTTTTCATTTTAGATTcttggtctctctctctctctctctctctctctctctctctctctctctctctctcacattaAATGTTTATGCTTCCGTCAGTGTCAGGAATGCAAAACCCTTCTGAAGCTTTAAAAGTTAATCAACCAGAAGCTGGCTATTGTTCATCAAGAACCTGTTCTCTTGAAGTGGATCATGCTACCAGTAAACATTCAGATCTTGAAACTTCTATGTGTAAGGCTTATATGGATGGTTCTACTGAAAATAATGTGGATATGAATAGCACACAAGGAACTGACGCTGAGTTCAGATATGCTTTTGAATCAACCAGCAATTGCGAAGATTGTAGCACCAGTGGATCACATCAAACTGGAGTTTCAAAAGTTCTACGGAGAAACAGAAACTATGTAACTGGAGAAAGGAGCAAACGCAAGCGATGGAGGGGTAGGCAAGATGACCAAGATTATACTTCTGGAGATTCCTTCCATGAATGCAGCAAGCTAGATTTTAATGCTACTGCTACCTGCACAAATATGTCAAGAGAACAACAGGTATCTTCTAGGTAACTTCTTGTGTTTTTCTGTTATAGGTTCATTTTGTAATAGATTTTTCTGCAGGGCTTTGAGAAAAGTTTCCCATTAGACCGAAACAATAGGGAGGATAAATACGAGATTGTGCTGGGGATGAAGGAACTAACAAGTAGAGGAATGGCTGCAGAGGTTGTGGAAGAAGTTCATGCTTTGGATCCACACTTTTTTGTGCAAAATCATATCTTGCTCTTCCAATTGAAGCAGGTGAAAATGGATCTTATATTCACTGTTTTGTTGAAATTGTCAATTATATATCAAAGGATAATGgctttatttgttttattttcaCAGGATGCTCCTTCTGACTGTTTTTATCGGTTGCAGGTTGAATTTCTTAAGCTGGTCAGTTCTGGAGACCATTCAAGTGCTCTAAGGGTTGCATGCTCACATTTAGGGCCCTTAGCTGCAAATGATCCAACTCTTGTGAAGCCCTTAAAGGAGACTTTGTTGGCATTGCTCCATCCTAATGAAGATGCATTAGGAAAAGGCTTGCCTTTAAATTCTCTTGCAACTTCTCTCCAGGTATTTTATGACTTGGTGATTGTGTAATAGTCATTGTCCATGTTATGTCTTCATAAATTTGTTTAGTTATTTCTATACGAAGCTTTTATAACTGTGTTTGTATGCTTGCACAATAAAACTGATTATGATTGTTGTTGAATGTTCCTCTGTTTTGAAGCTTTATAATCATGGTGAATTACAGTTTTAAGCTTTGGAATTAACATGCCTAGCATATTAAACTGAATGAGAACACATGATTATTTATAAATTCTTCTCCCATATACCAACAGAGGCATTTGAAATGGATACACTGTCAGATTTGCCAATTTACAAATTAAACTATGAGTATTGACTCAAGATATGGTACCTAAGGTGTTTCTTCCATGCATGCTTGACTAGCATTGTCATGGCTTATCAAATGACTCATTTTTAGCCTTTTGCTTTCTTGCTTGTGTAGATAGGAATCTGTTTTATGTTTGCAATAACATATGTATCCATTGTCCTTTTCTAGCATCTATAAGAAATTATACTTTAACTATTATTACATTTTCAATTGTTAGCGGTCAAACATTTTGAGAAGTATAGGCATGGACAAGGGCAATAAGAGAACACATTAGCCTTTTGTTTCCAGTGAAGAATGTGCAATAAAGTTTGCATGCTTGTCCATGTGTTGGATGATTTGCCATTTTAATCTGATAATCTTCTAGATGAATCAAACAGTTTTAACTACTGCAATGTTGAAGTTTACACCCTAGAGGGCCGAGTGATTTGTTATGTTCAAAAAATGTGTTGATGCATAGATTTTCCACTGGAGACTACAAGCTGACTGTTTAATTATGTTCACCTGAATTATCTTTCATGTGATGCAAGCAAGTTGGCTATAAAGATGACTGTGTAGAGTTGGAAGTGATTTTAAATTGCTACTAGATACTTCATCATAGTTTTATGCTGTGAAAACCATATTATATTTGATTGGTGGCTACATATAGATGCATTAACATATCAATTTTAATCTTGGATAGGCTGCAGTTGGTAGGAGGCTCGGTATTGAAGAACCACAGCTTATGAAGATAATGAGAGCAATGCTTCACACACACAATGAGTGGTTTAAACTTCAAATGTGTAAAGATCACTTTGAAAGTCTTTTGAGGATTGATTCCTTGAAAGAAGTTAATACCCCCATGCTTTCTGCATGTTCCATGTCAAAGTCAAATGCTGACAGTTGCACCCAGGGATCCTCCCAAGTTACAGTTTCTTCAAGCACCAGGTTGTCTGGAGATGGTGGCAGTCCAACTCAAGTGTCATCTAGGGATGGTGTCTGTGATGAAAATGAAATACTTAAAGTTATGGTAAGTTTCACATGTCTTACTGTGCTGCAGTGTTGAtcactcctctctctctctctctttggagTAATCAAGTGAAAATTattccaaaagaaaaaaaaaatgcactaGAGCTGGTCCCTACTATAGCCTGGCAATGCTAGGAAACTGAGCAAATTATACAGAAAGCAGAAACTATAGAAGAAACGGTTAATACACCTCATCTAGTACACAAGGTTTTGTGAGAATATTAAGAACTTTATTTCTATATTCTGACCAGTCCAAAATCTTGTACCTATCATCTCAAATATACTCCTGAAAATTCTACCCAAGTAGTCTCTTTGCTTTCATGAATAACCTGTTTCCTAGCTCTTTGTATATAATTCAATGCTAAACTTCATAATGACAATAGGCCAATGCAGGCATATGTCCAGCTGTTTCATTATGGTCTGTCCTGTGCATCATATCTCTGTCCATCTTACCCTTTCTCTTCATAATAAATAGACTTGGTTTTTCCTCTCTACAAAGATACGACTCATCTAATTCAATCTGTGTTACTATTaggaaagctttttttttttttttttagggattTCAATCATGCTCAACGCAAAATAGTGAACATAAAATAATTTTAGGCATTGTTTGGATAGGTGTACATATAAAATGATTGAGGGTTTGGATTTATGTTTCTaagtgaaaaattataaaattttaacataATATCAATTCAAATGcatcattttttaaaattcacatTTATCCAAGTGGAGCCTTAGGGGATCTGAACATTTTTTTTTCCTCTAGAAGTTAAGCTTCTTGTAAATCCACCTGTGATACTGATAAGaaagtaatttttttaatcacGGTATTGCAAAATGGTTAACGGGATGATTTTAGGGGAACATCTTGACTCTACTTTTCTAATATGGTTGCACTGAAAAGATGATCATTCTAATTGTCTGTTTTCTCCTTTTTAAATAAAAGTCGTCTTCGTTTTAGTCTTGTGTATTATCACTTATTTTCAGTCTGTGCCCAGGGTGTGTTGCATATATGTTTAATTTATGGCCGCCTTATTTTGGATTGGTGCAGGAATTTCTTGGGTTGCCGAGGATCGATGCCATCCATCTTCTGGCACAGTACAATGGAAATGCCGAGACTGTCATCCAGGAAATATTTGCATAGCTTAGGATCTAAACCTATACCAAAGACACATTTATTTGTTCATTACAAGAAGTAAACCTTAATTCAAATTAGTTGGATAAGCTATATGGTTCCTTTTTTAACCATTTAGCTTTTTTTGAGATCAATTTATTTGTTcattatataaaagaaaattattttattcaaaagTTGTACCGTATCTGTAAATAACTTGCAGAGCGACAGTCTTGATATCAAATGCCAAAGAACGGGGCCTCCTTTTTATCGGTTTCTTTATATTTTACATGTGTTCTTGTCACTAATAAAGCAAATTTTTTATTTGTGTGTGTAGTTTtagtttttattatattttataaaattaattttttttttatctttctgtCGATGAACACATAATTCAACttgttttattttgaatatttctattctaattttaattattcatactatttaatttctttaattaagattttataataaaaacttaaaataaaaggattaaaaagtttaatttttacTTAATACATGAttgttttaattgaattttattttaaaaaaataaaaattaaatatttaattttactaaAGTATAGAAACTAATAATAATTTACTCATATTTTTATACTGTTAAACAAAATTACTCATTTTTTTTTATCGGGTGTCACTGCATTTTTACAGTTCCGAGTCTTGAAGTCTATGCGCGTGCGTAATGGGCAGAATACTGTAGGGCTGAGGTAAATGCGTTGGTTAACAGTGATGGCGATTGGACAAGGTCATACCCTaaaggtattttttttttttcaatcttctTGAATAATTCTCTCTTTCAGATGCttgtaaatgatattaaaatagaTAAATACGTAAGTAAgagaatctctctctctcttatcagTTGGTTTCTTTCCTTCTATTGTGACTATTCATTGGCCGGTCAGAGATAACTTTTTTTCTAGTCGAGAGGGTGGATATTCCCTCTCCTCTCCCCGAATTTGAGTTTGTATAATTTTGGAGTGTCTGTTCGTTATAGGTTTGCAGGTTTGCAAATTAACAGTGTGTTAGCATTGAGTTTGAAAGGTGAGGattatttttctgaataaaaatattaatttagatattattaaaaaaaatattttaaaaaaaattattttaatatttttaaaattaaaattaattaaattaaatttttaattatttttaatattttctgattaatacatttaaaaaaagaaattttcaaATACAATTTCAACGCTAATACCAAACAAGCCTTGAGTGTGTTTTTTGGCAAGGGATTTGTGCATATTTGATCTTGGTGAAGTTGTAGTAGTTGCTCTTTGGTTTTTCCCATTTCGCTTGCAGTCTCAAAAGAAGCGGAACTGTATTCCGTCCTCTGCCATGCCTGTTCCTAGTTCGTTCAGCATCTTCTTTGCCCTTCGTTCCTTCGGCTAAAATGATTGCTAACAAGAGCTGGATTTTCTGTTTAGGGGCTTGATTCTATTTGGCAGGATGGTTTGCCTGCCATCTTGTTCGATGAAGCTCCCCTGTGCTTTGTGCTCTCTAAGTGGTCTGATTTTCCTGCCGCTGGTCGCCATTTGATTTCCTTTGTAGATGGTGAGAATTCATTATGGCACGGGTTGGGGATGTGGATCCTAACCCGTTTTCTAAGTTCCTGGTCTTTGTATTGTGTTTAAGGCCTTTGGCCTTTTGCTTTCTAAGCCTTGACTAGGTAGTGCAATTGAATTTGATTAGAGGGATTTTTGGCCTAGAATCAATTATATGATTTTATCATCAGTGATATTTcctttcagaaaaaaaaaaaaggaattataattccGATTACTTTTCAATATTTCCGATTATCAATTATACAATCCTGTATTCAGGGCATTAATCAAGTGAAATATCTTGTTGAGAAGCTTGTCAAAAGTTGAAACCCAAATTATAAATTCTCTTACAGAATTGAAATACATGAATAGGACTATCTTGATCGGATCAACAAGTTAACTTGGATTTCCTTTCGAACTGGACTCGAACAATAATGGGAAGGATATAAATTTTGATGTACCAATTTAGGCATTTAAAAGGGAATGAGTTGACCAATTTTTAGATTTTTTAGCTCTCGTTTGTAGTCTTGTAAGCAATCTTAACTTGGCACACTTGTATGTGTTTATGAAGTGATTAAAATGTACCAATTAAGCACAAAATCAATTAATCTAGTGCAATACTAAATAGAGGAATATGTTCTATTTTGGTGATTTAAAATTAGGTAATTTTATGTAGTTTGAGAATAACTCGAGAATATGCAAACCAAATAACATTTTTAATGATCAAACATACATATAAAGATCAAGAATCTTCACTAATTTCAAGCTCAATACAGCACCAATCATTGGAATAACTCGTTAGGAAGGATtgaattttcataaaattatgcttatttttatttttttaaataatttttttttaaattaaaaaaatgaattcTTTCATTAAGACCTAACTAAAAAGAAatcaatttaattgaatttttgtaaaattttacattttaaataagATATTAGTGATTTATAATGATTCAACTTGTAAATCATATGTTCATTCCTTAAAGCTTTGAGAATTCTTATCTTCCATGATCTTTATGCATATAAGAGTCAAAGCCTTTTGACAACTTTAAATCAACCAAGTTTTCTACCAAATTCTTTTGGTGTTTAAGAACCAACAATAAAGATTCTCCAACCCTTTTGCCACAAGCTTCAATTTTAGCTCTTGTCAATCATTACAAGAATTTAtagtttttcttttcctttttattttgagTGTCTCTCAACTCAATTACTATCAATTCTATGGTTTTTTACAAGATAGAAAACTTTTAGGTGGTCTTTTAAATTCTCTAGAAATTCTTGGGTTTCATAGCTCGAAAAAtagttaaattttcaatatatatatatatatatatatatatatatatatatatatatatatatatatatataagagaacAAACTAAAAGGATAAAactgaaaatatttttcaaactGAATTCTAATTTGAGAAGGACTTGTGAAAAACTGACTTTTACACttcaaatgtaacaccccaaatttttaaatttattattttgtgagtaatattaatattttaattttatttaaattttaggaaattatttgaaatttttcggattttcaaaatcgggtttgattttccgaaaatataaaactttgatgatttttaaaaattaatttaaagaccacgtggcaaaactaaaaatatatttggagtctatgaatttttctgagttttctagaatttttttgaaatttttgggcctcgttttcggtcccaaggcagagtaaaaattcaaaattttgtatcctgaatcgaactagACCGGATCAGACAGGCCGAATTGGGCcggctccttcttcttcttcttcttctcctcttcccgcgcgcgttctccttcctctctctctcccgttttctctctcctccctcaccctcACCCGCGCGCGACCTCGACTCTTGGCGCCTCCCAGCCAGCCAGCTCGCGCCTCTGGAACGCCGGGAAACGTCGCTCAAAGCGACGCGACGAGCAACGAGCCCcttcgtcttcccggccgaaatccggccgatccggccaccaattgagcctggtcttgtgtctaaacccatctacacctcgataGCTTTCCATAGAtaacaagaacaccaaaatccatcgagcggtttgtccaattttatccgggaagttttagcccattttgatttttgggctagatttctcgcaaaccgtgaaccccacgagaaaaccgagagtaccagagcgctccactcgtcgagagcttcgcagcaatataaatttcgaaattttctgaCACCATTTTTTGGTGGGTCTCACGGaatttcgtagtatttttccgagcattaaatgaacttagaaaatttcataaaaattttatactaacccccgtattgtgagCTTcgcgtaggtatcttcaattcacggaaattcgacagtcgtccgggtctgtgaatttccagccagacagaccggctacccaaaaagtctctgaattggatcaagattttggctaccccaccattgtcagatgtcccgagcgtgtcccccgaagtcggaatcggcaaaggtaaactcgaaccttgctttttcgtaattttctagtacttaaatgggattaaaaatccataaaatattcgtgatagctcagaaaattatgattctttttgcaatagcctagtaatattgttaaggacggCGGGGCAaagatttataatttttagagcttatttgggcagtttttgcaaaaatgatcaattataaggactaaactataaatttacgtattgtgattgatgactgtttggatgggcccaggaggggctgtgtgatgtgattgagttgtgagtgtatgatttgtgaatatagaagtgtgttttgagtccttttacaggttgggtaggttctaggtataggggagattctgccggattttcggcacgacttaggacgtatttagtCTTTTTCTTAATTGTATtgagttaaatttattaaatgattgtaataaaattgtcaggtgagccgggacaacctttttcctccgcccagccgctacAGTGATTGctatcaagtttgtgagtaaaatattaattttaattgtaatttcgatattattatatgttcaagcatgcccatgcatcacttatatgtatatatgtagttaaactctaggcaagttttatgttgcattcacaactaaaAAGTGTCATGTATGttgttgtagtaatttggagcagtgtgcgtacgttggcgtgcgtgtgatgtggtgttggctatggataggacgggtaaacacggcttgagatcttcactaggacccggtccttcggggtagacacggcttgagttcttcgctgggaccccgatttggttattaagtggaagtccgagctgagttcttcgctggcacaggttggattaagagagctgtataggggatcggctcctatatatgtattgtttgacattatcgagtgtgtgagtgctccaaattacctatttgctgttatgatgtgaaaatattgttgatgttgcatttcactctacaggatgcattagttttagatagttatagagattatggttaaaattgatattttactctctgagtcgaacgctcactcctattcaatatttttccaggccacaggaggatattttttgaggttaacctgcttttctccctcgcaggtcgtttattaatgtttgtataaatctattaactcttagaattttcacatgtgttagaaatatttatttgatttgggtctgtaatataaattgttattttggacctgtaaacctattattttatgcatgtttgatggattggatgagggagctgagctcccatttagtTTTATGactttgagtatgtggagggtgagctgagctccccaattgattatatattgtgtttacaggtcgggtgagtcaaaaactccccattgaaaggttcattttatggccggactctgtccggttgaattcttgaaattgggcccaaatgggccttagagttgggttaagcaataattaggcttactacgggcctcggaggctttaggctggcccaggtcctagtgccggtccggcccataggtcggGTAGTGACATAAAAAATGTTGGAatccttttttaaaaaatttcaaatccAAAAAATGGACAAATTTAGATATAAGGAGCAAATGATTATTtgtaatgaaaattttattttcttgtatttttagtATCAAGTGTTGAACTTTCATTAGATTCTAAGCAATGAcatattattttcatttctcataatatttagaaaatttttcataaataaatatatagttGCCAAACATATAGATctaattacaaaaatttttctaaatcttTTAAAGGCAAAAATATTAATGAGCAGAGTAAAAgttctttatttaaaaaaaaaataaaaaataatatatatatatatatatatatatatatatatatatatatatataaagatcatTTAAAAAGATTAAGgtaatagtaatttttttaaaaaattttagatattacatatagaatttatttataaatgtgAGGCAtgtaagaaaattaaatttttgaaGGGAAAAtgtaagaaatatttataaactaaaataaaattagaatagCAGCTCCCTATAGACATGGCACGGTTTGCTTTGATGCTGAAATTAAATCGGTTGTTTTGAATTGAAGGGTTGGGATTCAAGATCGGACTAAACGATACTcatcaattttaattttgattgtgatttaatttatttaattctttttaatttgattaaatctgacaattaaaattttttagaaatgaaatttttaattttgatctgaaattaaaCCAAGTCAATCAAATTGATTTTATCTAGTTTCAATTCAATTCAAGATAATTCTAATTGAATCAAACTTAACTCATTTTGATTTGGTTTCAATGATTCTACTATGATCTTGTTCCCATCTACACTCTAGCTCCCTTGTGTTTgccattaaatttaataataataataataataatgacattaaattttttttttttttataaaaaataagtttTAACTCAGAGTAgtctttaaaattatgaaatctcaaattattaaaattgtaAGTGCTTCTAAATACATCTTCaaacattaaaatcattttgacTTAAATTTTACTTGTTTTTTTTAAGGTATTTTACCACTTCAGCATAAcaaaaataacttgaaaattatcTCAAACAGATCTTTCATAGTTTAATTAGATAAATCCCATCAAATTTTGTTATCAAAATCAACCTCACCTAATTAAGGCTAATAAATTAAAGGGCATGACTCAACGTTTGGCTTTCGAGTCACTCTTGTTTTCTCCCGTTCTATCTAATCTGATAATGTGAAGGAAATCAGTGAAGTGAGAGATTGAAGAGCGTTTGAACAATGGGGGCGTAGTACACAAATGCTACACCAAATTATTGTTGCGATTTCAGTTGAATACAATAATTCAAACATGAAAAGCCACGAAAATGGATACATCtattaaaaggaaaaaagaaaaaaaaaaagaaatcacttTGAAGCCTTAGCTTGTGGTGATCTTGATTCGCGAACCTTCTTTTCATCTGAAAGTAGTTTCGCAAACCTGCATTCATTGATAAGCAATAGCATAAATTAAGAAGGGTGTAATAATTATAAACTCAATCTCATATAAAAAAG
This sequence is a window from Hevea brasiliensis isolate MT/VB/25A 57/8 chromosome 10, ASM3005281v1, whole genome shotgun sequence. Protein-coding genes within it:
- the LOC110668602 gene encoding uncharacterized protein LOC110668602, whose translation is MDSTPVNWEALDSLVIDFAKSENLIEEFFSSPSPLSSPSPSSSVSSSSYQSRLIIRQIRRCLEAGDIDSAIDLLRTHAPFVLDDHRLLFRLQKQKFIELLRSGTDEARDSAIECIRTTLAPCALDAYPEAYEEFKHVLLAFIYDKDDQSSPVANEWSERRRFDIAGLMSFVLRAHLHAFDPVFSMTLRYLISIHKGFCYRQGVSSPISDLTERLLLEEHDLPAVPQESLYEAPPFDEVDIQALAHAVALTRQGAVDSLRFAKGDLFLAFQNELCRMKLDVSMLDKLVHEYCVYRGVVDSGFASPSVSGMQNPSEALKVNQPEAGYCSSRTCSLEVDHATSKHSDLETSMCKAYMDGSTENNVDMNSTQGTDAEFRYAFESTSNCEDCSTSGSHQTGVSKVLRRNRNYVTGERSKRKRWRGRQDDQDYTSGDSFHECSKLDFNATATCTNMSREQQGFEKSFPLDRNNREDKYEIVLGMKELTSRGMAAEVVEEVHALDPHFFVQNHILLFQLKQVEFLKLVSSGDHSSALRVACSHLGPLAANDPTLVKPLKETLLALLHPNEDALGKGLPLNSLATSLQAAVGRRLGIEEPQLMKIMRAMLHTHNEWFKLQMCKDHFESLLRIDSLKEVNTPMLSACSMSKSNADSCTQGSSQVTVSSSTRLSGDGGSPTQVSSRDGVCDENEILKVMEFLGLPRIDAIHLLAQYNGNAETVIQEIFA